A window of the Aspergillus flavus chromosome 6, complete sequence genome harbors these coding sequences:
- a CDS encoding putative AhpC/TSA family thioredoxin peroxidase (alkyl hydroperoxide reductase), which produces MASILPRAGFRAFTALPRAVALPRVSLASKLPRAQPLAQPIARRFVSNIPQEQPRLRLGSTAPNFKAQTTHGEIDFHEFIGDSWAILFSHPADFTPVCTTELGAFARLKGEFDQRGVKMIGLSADKLDSHGEWVKDINEVGNTNVQFPIIADPDRKVAFLYDMIDQRDLDNIAEKGIPFTIRAVFIIDPAKKIRLTMLYPASTGRNSAEVLRVIDALQTADKKGIATPIDWTVGEDVIVPPSVSTEDAKKKFGEVRELKPYLRYTKA; this is translated from the exons ATGGCATCTATCCTTCCTCGTGCCGGCTTCCGAGCATTCACTGCCCTTCCCCGGGCTGTTGCCCTCCCCAGGGTCTCCCTCGCCTCCAAGCTTCCCCGCGCACAGCCTCTGGCGCAGCCCATCGCTCGCCGTTTCGTCTCCAACATCCCCCAAGAGCAGCCCCGACTGCGTCTCGGATCCACTG CTCCGAACTTCAAGGCCCAAACCACCCATGGAGAGATCGATTTCCACGAGTTCATCGGCGACAGCTGGGctatcctcttctcccaccCCGCCGACTTCACCCCCGTCTGCACAACTGAGCTTGGCGCCTTTGCCAGATTGAAGGGTGAATTTGACCAGCGCGGTGTCAAGATGATCGGACTG AGTGCCGACAAACTTGACTCCCACGGTGAGTGGGTGAAAGACATCAACGAGGTCGGCAACACCAACGTTCAATTCCCCATCATCGCCGATCCCGACCGTAAAGTCGCTTTCCTCTATGACATGATCGACCAGCGGGACCTTGACAACATCGCCGAGAAGGGCATTCCTTTCACCATCCGTGCCGTTTTCATCATCGACCCCGCCAAGAAGATCCGTCTGACTATGCTCTACCCGGCCTCGACTGGCAGAAACTCCGCCGAGGTGTTGCGTGTTATTGACGCTCTGCAGACCGCGGATAAGAAGGGCATCGCGACCCCTATCGACTGGACGGTCGGGGAGGACGTGATCGTGCCCCCCTCCGTGTCGACTGAGGAtgcgaagaagaagttcggcGAGGTCCGCGAGCTGAAGCCCTACCTGCGTTACACCAAGGCCTAG
- a CDS encoding putative sorbitol/xylitol dehydrogenase (D-xylulose reductase A): MATDTHPTINKASVLRPGGSFYYEDREKPSLESDRDVIVRVVATGLCGSDVHYWQHGRIGRYVVENPIVLGHESSGIVVSRGAKASGIEVGDRVAIEPGIACNTCNPCRSGRYNLCKDMRFAATPPYDGTLSTYYRVPVECCYKLPEHISLRDGALVEPLGVAVHGCRLAGDLQDKSVIVFGAGPVGLLCCAVASAFGASTVVAVDIVAARLESARKYGATHTYQMSAEKSPALNADALAATAGLMDGADVVLDASGAEPCINCGIHALAHGGTFVQVGLGRPNLSLPVGQICDKEAVFKGSFRYGPGDFKLAVGLLNSRRVRVDGLVTHEFSFSQVEEAFKHVAGKGGIKSVIYGPDVDVEAAKQASV; this comes from the exons ATGGCTACAGATACTCATCCC ACGATCAACAAAGCTTCCGTACTCCGCCCCGGCGGCTCATTTTACTATGAAGATAGAGAGAAACCTTCATTAGAATCTGATCGAGATGTGATAGTACGAGTTGTCGCCACCGGTCTCTGTGGCTCCGAT GTCCATTACTGGCAACACGGTCGCATCGGTCGCTATGTTGTTGAAAACCCCATAGTTCTCGGCCACGAGTCCTCCGGCATAGTTGTATCCCGCGGTGCCAAAGCATCCGGCATTGAAGTTGGCGACCGCGTCGCGATCGAGCCCGGAATCGCCTGCAACACCTGCAACCCATGTCGCAGTGGTCGGTATAACCTATGCAAGGACATGCGTTTTGCCGCGACTCCCCCATATGACGGAACGCTGTCCACATACTACCGCGTGCCCGTTGAATGCTGCTACAAGTTGCCGGAGCATATCTCGCTGCGTGATGGCGCGCTGGTCGAACCGCTCGGAGTTGCGGTGCATGGATGCCGACTGGCAGGGGATCTGCAGGATAAGTCGGTCATTGTTTTCGGCGCGGGGCCAGTCGGACTGCTTTGCTGCGCTGTTGCGAGTGCGTTCGGTGCGTCGACGGTCGTCGCCGTGGATATCGTGGCTGCTCGACTCGAGTCCGCAAGGAAGTACGGGGCTACACATACATACCAGATGAGCGCGGAGAAGTCTCCCGCGCTCAACGCCGATGCCCTAGCAGCTACAGCGGGACTCATGGATGGCGCTGATGTTGTCCTCGATGCTTCAGGTGCTGAGCCCTGTATCAACTGTGGAATTCATGCGCTGGCGCATGGTGGAACCTTCGTGCAAGTCGGACTTGGAAGACCGAATCTGTCCTTACCCGTTGGACAAATCTGCGACAAAGAGGCTGTGTTCAAGGGTAGCTTCCGATACGGGCCAGGAGATTTCAAACTGGCTGTTGGCTTGCTGAACTCGCGGCGGGTCCGGGTCGATGGGTTGGTCACTCATgaattctctttctcgcaGGTCGAGGAAGCGTTCAAGCATGTTGCTGGCAAGGGGGGTATCAAGAGTGTGATTTACGGACCGGACGTCGATGTCGAAGCTGCAAAGCAAGCTTCAGTATAG
- a CDS encoding putative C6 transcription factor — protein sequence MQRCGCSRVASRRTLRNSRRQSKPPRMPPAEQPPDREDSPRHEVEVPDANAPGADFLPADEHSARSAIDCGEAESAMGLARKICELGSQHIDERTTFAIPGYRASTSAPVAQSAVAGQRLPISSILGQPLPIGDLMYELLEEYFDAIHWFSLVVYEPKFRRRLRSIEDGSAYPSQKPFLLLLAVMLGMAAWYRSQRNRDTEDTRDHWRQWSADLIKIVEANLVELMDQPSVTAVQTCILLGSHHVYHGRPNLSFALLGATIKMSQALGMHREPVQGEFGDIEERKRVWWTIYTWDRFASITYGRPLGINDKDCNLSMPADILENPSFTTPGSSDNNMICYSAYQRELNRLYLIASPALEAVFGSRTFRTSQQLAGNTYASLVKHATQELQRWRVSLPAHLALDLERDYHPDGEPGSRAHALQSLSLQLTYDNVLIVLHRPLLARQVDHLTSATRPPHGSSDGGSPASHPAASSGHSTPGLSFETPFPTAQAASSDLWMNAAVRTARVTEMPVLAQLATDSHLVAFLAINLFNAAIVLVVMALSEPLSDTAQVVKRTITRILRLQDLIGTRSALSKQSTTVLKNVVTMLLRRESEVIFGPITGYPPRLGHHVTQDPTSLGRMSVEDTLRLPLDGTMGLSDPVLGNHIRPDPGRAVRLNESLTTVHHVLPPGNDRSVNILSSEHHQTHQPPNQNTESQFPVQVPMDYGWDGAGAVPMGVEDPYLGNGESGMYWLWDMTWDGMGS from the exons ATGCAACGTTGCGGGTGCAGCCGAGTGGCATCCCGACGTACATTGAGGAATTCTCGGCGTCAATCGAAACCCCCACGCATGCCCCCGGCCGAACAGCCGCCGGATCGTGAGGACAGTCCTCGCCATGAGGTGGAAGTGCCGGACGCTAATGCGCCCGGTGCTGACTTCCTTCCGGCGGATGAGCACAGCGCCCGCTCTGCCATCGACTGCGGCGAGGCCGAGTCGGCCATGGGGCTGGCGCGCAAGATCTGTGAACTAGGGAGTCAACACATTGACGAGCGAACGACCTTTGCTATTCCAGGTTATCGTGCAAGTACCAGTGCGCCCGTCGCGCAGTCGGCTGTAGCTGGCCAACGGCTCCCCATATCCTCCATCTTGGGCCAGCCGCTACCCATTGGGGATTTGATGTATGAGCTGTTGGAGGAGTATTTCGATGCGATCCATTGGTTCTCGCTGGTGGTGTATGAACCCAAATTCCGCAGAAGACTGCGCTCCATTGAAGATGGCTCTGCCTATCCATCACAGAAGCCGTTTCTCTTGCTGCTGGCGGTCATGCTCGGAATGGCAGCTTGGTACCGATCACAACGGAATCGCGACACCGAAGACACCAGGGATCATTGGCGACAATGGAGTGCCGATCTAATAAAGATCGTCGAAGCAAACCTGGTAGAATTGATGGACCAGCCTTCAGTGACTGCCGTGCAGACCTGCATCCTCCTCGGATCCCACCACGTCTACCATGGTCGACCAAACCTCTCCTTCGCCTTATTAGGCGCCACAATCAAAATGTCCCAAGCACTGGGCATGCACCGGGAACCCGTCCAGGGCGAATTCGGAGAcattgaagaaagaaagcgagtGTGGTGGACGATCTACACCTGGGACCGGTTTGCCTCCATCACCTACGGTCGGCCGTTGGGAATCAACGACAAGGACTGCAATCTCAGCATGCCCGCCGACATACTAGAGAACCCATCCTTTACCACACCAGGATCCAGCGACAATAACATGATCTGCTACTCCGCATACCAGCGCGAGCTAAACCGTCTCTACCTGATCGCCTCCCCAGCACTAGAAGCAGTATTCGGTTCACGGACCTTTCGTACATCGCAACAGCTGGCCGGAAACACATATGCTTCTCTAGTCAAACATGCCACCCAGGAGCTGCAAAGATGGCGAGTCTCTCTCCCAGCCCATTTAGCATTAGATCTCGAGCGAGACTACCACCCGGACGGAGAACCCGGGTCGAGGGCACACGCGTTGCAGTCCCTCTCATTGCAACTCACATACGACAACgtcctcatcgtcctccATCGACCACTACTCGCACGACAAGTCGACCATCTCACCTCAGCTACACGACCACCACATGGCAGCAGCGACGGCGGCTCACCCGCATCCCATCCAGCTGCATCCTCCGGCCACTCCACCCCAGGCCTATCATTCGAAACCCCATTCCCTACCGCACAAGCCGCCAGCTCAGATCTATGGATGAACGCAGCCGTGCGCACAGCTCGCGTCACAGAAATGCCCGTTCTAGCCCAGCTAGCAACAGACAGCCACCTCGTCGCCTTCCTAGCAATCAACCTCTTCAACGCCGCCATCGTGCTGGTCGTGATGGCCCTCTCCGAACCCCTCTCCGACACAGCACAGGTCGTCAAACGGACCATCACACGCATCCTCCGTTTACAAGACCTAATCGGGACCCGATCCGCCCTTTCAAAGCAGAGTACCACGGTTCTAAAGAACGTGGTTACAATGCTCCTCCGTCGCGAGTCGGAGGTCATATTCGGACCTATCACCGGATACCCCCCGAGACTTGGACATCATGTCACGCAGGATCCGACCAGCCTGGGCCGTATGTCAGTTGAGGATACGTTGCGACTACCCCTAGATGGAACGATGGGTCTGTCCGATCCAGTACTGGGTAATCATATCCGGCCTGATCCTGGACGGGCTGTTCGGCTGAATGAGAGTTTGACTACTGTTCACCATG TTCTACCACCTGGGAATGACCGCTCGGTCAATATTCTCTCCAGCGAACATCATCAGACGCATCAGCCGCCCAATCAAAATACCGAGTCGCAATTCCCCGTACAGGTCCCGATGGACTATGGTTGGGACGGTGCTGGCGCTGTCCCAATGGGGGTCGAAGACCCTTATTTAGGAAATGGTGAAAGTGGGATGTATTGGTTATGGGATATGACATGGGACGGGATGGGCAGTTAA
- a CDS encoding kinase-like domain-containing protein, whose protein sequence is MTTSSSKEVYDPNEAKVLQFIRRVSNIPVPKLCAAFEIDDSYLLFMEYIDGISMSQLTDEQKEVVNVELQQHLDVLHGIKSKSIASPSGIVIPPYRVMRQSSKDAWSRLSSETCDYVFCHNDLSQENVIVDPETLKIKAIIDWEYAEFFAAYFDYPFYKRLGPSMALEGERDDVPELLQLLNSESTN, encoded by the exons ATGACAACTTCTTCATCAAAAGAAGTTTACGACCCA AACGAAGCCAAGGTCTTACAGTTCATCCGTCGCGTCAGCAATATCCCCGTTCCGAAGTTATGCGCTGCATTCGAGATCGATGACTCTTACCTCTTGTTCATGGAATACATCGACGGCATATCCATGTCGCAATTAACAGACGAACAAAAGGAGGTGGTCAATGTTGAACTCCAGCAACATCTGGATGTTCTGCATGGAATCAAATCCAAAAGTATCGCTAGTCCTTCCGGGATCGTTATCCCGCCGTATCGAGTGATGCGTCAATCGAGTAAGGATGCCTGGTCTCGTCTATCATCTGAAACTTGCGATTATGTGTTTTGTCATAATGATCTTTCTCAGGAGAATGTTATTGTGGATCCCGAAACACTGAAGATAAAGGCGATTATCGACTGGGAATATGCGGAGTTTTTTGCGGCTTACTTCGATTACCCTTTTTATAAGAGGCTGGGCCCTTCTATGGCATTGGagggggagagagatgaTGTACCGGAACTGCTTCAACTTTTGAATTCGGAGTCAACGAACTAG
- a CDS encoding putative sugar transporter, producing MAKGRFSQPYFGLKGGWLTFWVTVACATDMMLFGYDQGVFGGVIVTKDFLDVLHLHNNASLIGTITAIYDVGCLLGAIAAMYVGEKWGRKKTILLGTTIMAIGAVLQTAAYGVPQMIVGRVVAGIGNGINTATAPVWQGETSQIKWRGKLVIIEMILNVAGYSLSNWMTFGFSFVPGPASWRFPLAFQFVFIFVLYATVPWLPESPRWLIGHDKTENAQQIIGDLENKDVHDPHVIAAYTEIITAVQYEREHAISWGQLLRGQTGDQGGTCVIRRLILGAGAQAMQQLAGINVTSYYLPTVLMESVKLSETLSRLLAACNSVSYLIASTLAIPKIDGWGRRKLMIWCALGQGVCYLMITVLLRFSEKPDYPHQTQVAAAAVAFFFCYYLFFGCSYQGIGWLLPVELNSLSMRTKGAALGTATNWAMNFMVVEVTPVGIQNLGWKFYIIWTVFNFSFIPVVYFFYPETANRALEDIDVFFRENHSIFVNGNPEAISVARPARYIEMEQALTDQSTSISKAKQMLSQDEGQIEYHETV from the exons ATGGCTAAGGGTAGATTCAGTCAGCCGTACTTTGGCTTGAAAGGAGGATGGCTGACCTTCTGGGTAACCGTTGCTTGTGCAACGGATATGATGCTGTTCGGTTATGATCAGGGTGTTTTTG GAGGCGTCATCGTGACAAAAGACTTTCTTGATGTACTGCATCTTCACAACAACGCGAGTCTTATAGGAACAATTACGGCCATCTACGATGTCGGCTGTCTACTCGGAGCCATAGCAGCCATGTATGTCGGAGAAAAATGGGGTCGCAAAAAGACGATCTTACTTGGAACGACGATCATGGCCATCGGGGCTGTTCTACAGACTGCAGCCTATGGTGTGCCTCAAATGATCGTCGGTCGAGTAGTCGCCGGCATAGGAAACGGCATTAACACGGCCACGGCTCCCGTATGGCAGGGCGAAACTTCACAGATTAAATGGAGAGGCAAGCTCGTAATCATCGAAATGATTCTCAACGTGGCTGGCTATTCGCTTTCGAACTGGATGACGTTCGGATTCTCCTTTGTGCCTGGACCGGCTTCATGGCGGTTCCCACTTGCTTTCCAATTTGTCTTCATTTTCGTCCTCTATGCCACCGTCCCATGGCTTCCAGAGTCGCCTCGTTGGTTGATTGGACACGATAAAACGGAGAATGCACAACAGATCATCGGCGATCTGGAGAACAAAGATGTCCACGATCCCCATGTCATCGCAGCTTATACCGAGATCATCACCGCGGTACAATATGAACGCGAACACGCCATCTCCTGGGGACAGCTCCTACGCGGCCAGACCGGGGACCAGGGTGGTACCTGCGTGATTCGTCGTCTAATACTGGGAGCCGGGGCACAGGCCATGCAACAGCTGGCTGGTATCAACGTCACCTCATACTACCTGCCCACTGTCTTGATGGAATCCGTCAAACTATCCGAAACACTATCGCGACTGCTTGCAGCCTGCAATTCCGTCTCATACCTAATTGCCAGCACGCTAGCCATTCCCAAGATCGACGGCTGGGGTCGACGCAAACTCATGATCTGGTGCGCCTTAGGACAGGGAGTCTGCTACCTAATGATCACAGTCCTACTCCGATTCAGCGAAAAACCAGACTACCCCCACCAGACTCAAgtagcagctgcagcagtcgccttcttcttctgctaCTACCTGTTCTTTGGCTGCAGTTACCAGGGTATCGGATGGCTTCTCCCAGTGGAACTCAACTCACTTAGCATGCGGACGAAGGGAGCCGCGCTCGGTACAGCGACAAACTGGGCGATGAATTTCATGGTGGTTGAGGTTACTCCAGTCGGTATTCAAAATTTGGGATGGaagttttatattatctgGACTGTGTTcaacttttctttcattcccGTTGTTTACTTCTTCTACCCTGAGACTGCCAATCGTGCGctggaagatatcgatgtTTTCTTCCGTGAGAATCATAGTATCTTCGTCAATGGGAACCCGGAGGCTATCAGCGTTGCACGACCGGCACGGTATATTGAGATGGAGCAGGCTCTTACAGATCAGAGTACGTCCATTTCAAAGGCGAAGCAGATGCTAAGTCAGGATGAGGGACAGATTGAGTATCATGAGACTgtttag
- a CDS encoding glycosyl hydrolases family 32 superfamily, which translates to MKLSTASALVTSQAAYAASAIDYNAAPPNLSTLANGSLYDTWRPRAHILPPNGRIGDPCGHYTDPDTGLFHVGFLYNGSGIAGATTDDMVRFRDLNPNGSQFITPGGKNDPVAVFDGSVIPKGIDGKPTLLYTSVTSLPIHWSIPYNPGAETQSLAVTSNGGRNFTKLDRPPVIPLPPSDSDVTAFRDPYAFQSPELDAAADSAPGTWYTAISGGVHEDGPGQFLYRQDQKEMSLESWEYLGLWWQEKVNTTWGNGDWAGGWGFNFETGNVFGLNEEGYSVDGEMFMTLGTEGSGTPIVSQVSSIHDMLWAAGNVSNNGNVTFTPTMAGVFDWGASGYAAAGHILPATSQVSTKSGAPDRFISFVWLTGDLFEQAKGYPTSQQNWVGTLLLPRELHIKTISNVVDNELAREEGSSWRVERGQSGIELKTLGIDIARETREALMSGPKITEPERTSKEAGLVPFQVSPTTKFHVLTAQLSFPRSARNSDLQAGFQVLSSDLESTTIYYQFSNESIIVDRSNTSAAAKTTNGIVSTNESGRLRLFDLQGDAQEIETLDLTVVVDNSVLEIYANGRFALSTWARSWYKNSTDIKFYHNGAGEVTFSNVTVSEGLFEAWPERV; encoded by the exons ATGAAGCTCTCAACCGCGAGTGCCTTGGTCACCAGCCAGGCGGCCTACGCTGCCTCCGCCATCGATTACAACGCAGCTCCCCCAAACCTTTCGACTTTGGCCAATGGCTCTCTGTATGACACGTGGAGACCTAGAGCTCATATCCTCCCACCAAACGGCCGAATTGGCGACCCGTGTGGTCATTACACTGATCCTGACACCGGTCTGTTCCACGTTGGCTTCCTGTACAATGGCAGTGGTATCGCAGGCGCTACGACCGATGATATGGTCAGATTCCGTGATCTGAATCCCAACGGAAGTCAATTCATCACGCCTGGTGGCAAGAATGATCCTGTAGCGGTCTTTGATGGCTCTGTAATCCCTAAGGGAATTGACGGCAAGCCCACCCTACTCTACACCTCCGTCACATCACTCCCTATCCATTGGTCAATCCCCTACAACCCAGGAGCCGAAACGCAATCCTTGGCCGTCACATCCAACGGCGGTCGCAATTTTACCAAGCTCGATCGTCCACCGGTCATTCCCCTCCCTCCGTCCGACAGCGATGTGACCGCTTTCCGTGACCCCTACGCTTTCCAAAGCCCGGAGCTGGACGCTGCCGCGGACAGCGCCCCGGGGACCTGGTACACAGCCATCTCTGGTGGTGTCCACGAAGATGGCCCTGGTCAGTTCCTCTATCGTCAGGACCAGAAGGAAATGAGCCTCGAGAGCTGGGAGTATCTTGGCTTGTGGTGGCAGGAGAAGGTCAACACGACCTGGGGTAACGGCGACTGGGCCGGAGGATGGGGCTTCAACTTCGAGACCGGTAACGTCTTCGGTCTGAACGAGGAAGGGTACAGCGTCGATGGTGAGATGTTCATGACCTTGGGTACTGAGGGATCCGGAACTCCTATTGTGTCCCAGGTGTCATCCATTCACGATATGCTGTGGGCTGCTGGCAACGTCTCTAACAACGGAAATGTCACTTTCACCCCAACTATGGCCGGTGTCTTCGACTGGGGTGCTTCTGGCTATGCTGCCGCTGGTCATATTCTGCCCGCAACTTCTCAGGTGTCCACAAAGAGTGGCGCCCCCGACCGTTTCATCTCGTTTGTCTGGTTGACCGGAGACTTGTTCGAGCAGGCCAAGGGTTACCCCACTTCGCAACAAAACTGGGTTGGCAcccttctgcttcctcgcGAGCTGCACATCAAGACCATCTCCAACGTGGTTGATAATGAGCTTGCCCGGGAAGAGGGATCATCTTGGCGCGTAGAGCGTGGCCAGTCTGGCATTGAGCTGAAGACCCTGGGAATTGATATTGCTCGGGAGACGCGTGAAGCTCTCATGTCTGGACCGAAGATCACCGAGCCCGAGCGCACATCGAAGGAGGCTGGCCTCGTGCCTTTCCAGGTCTCCCCGACCACCAAGTTCCACGTCCTGACCGCCCAGCTGTCTTTCCCTCGCTCTGCCCGTAATTCTGATCTCCAGGCCGGATTCCAAGTGCTGTCGTCTGACCTCGAAAGCACCACTATCTACTACCAGTTCTCCAATGAGTCAATCATCGTCGACCGCAGCAACACCAGTGCTGCCGCGAAGACCACCAATGGAATCGTCAGCACCAATGAGTCTGGACGTCTCCGGTTGTTCGATTTGCAGGGCGATGCCCAGGAAATTGAGACTCTGGACCTCACGGTCGTTGTGGATAACTCTGTCCTCGAGATCTATGCCAATGGACGCTTTGCCCTGAGTACTTGGGCTCG TTCCTGGTACAAGAACTCGACTGACATCAAGTTCTACCACAACGGTGCGGGTGAAGTGACATTCAGCAATGTTACTGTCTCCGAGGGCCTGTTTGAAGCCTGGCCGGAGCGTGTCTAA
- a CDS encoding pyridoxal phosphate-dependent transferase, which translates to MTIDEFISSSHILHRSFSERPSKIVAGDGIRLILKNGKTVIDASFGPSVSCLGHSQPEIFNAINAHLRNDIAYAYSGSPYTNDATERLADMLLAHKPGGLSKAIFVNFGSEATDAALKLAPRRTHFIARKQSYHGNTIGALCVSGHESRREFYQDFMSPNVSFVDPCYAYRMKDQDESDEAFVQRLSRQFEDEILRVGPDRVAGFIAETVSGATLGCLPAVHGYFKAIRGIRDRYDVLLILDECYQIICGMGKTGTMHAWEQEGIRGPDIQTIGKALGAGFVPLSGVLLHEKIFQALSSGSGGLAHGHTFQAHPLAYAAAIAAQKIIKRDNLIERCAYIGQKLETLLRKEIGPLPLVGNIRGRGLFWAVEFVLNKKAKTLFPGQVKFCSQVVKKSLDMALNILGNLGHTGKYQVDHILVCPLYTVMGSELGDIIPLLKIAIIETSRPFLT; encoded by the exons ATGACTATCGACGAGTTCATTTCTTCATCCCACATTCTCCACCGGTCTTTCTCCGAGAGACCTTCAAAGATTGTCGCCGGAGATGGAATCAGATTGATCCTCAAAAATGGCAAAACAGTGATCGATGCAAGCTTCGGCCCCTCAGTCTCATGCCTCGGACACTCCCAGCCAGAGATATTCAATGCGATTAACGCGCATCTCCGCAACGACATAGCCTATGCATACTCCGGTTCTCCATATACAAATGATGCAACAGAGCGACTAGCAGATATGCTGCTGGCACATAAGCCAGGTGGTCTTTCCAAAGCGATCTTTGTCAATTTCGGTAGTGAAGCCACCGATGCTGCTTTGAAGCTAGCC CCACGCCGGACGCACTTCATCGCGCGAAAACAGAGCTACCATGGGAATACAATCGGAGCCCTCTGTGTTTCCGGTCATGAATCGCGCAGGGAGTTTTATCAGGACTTCATGTCTCCCAATGTCTCTTTTGTTGATCCTTGTTATGCCTATCGCATGAAAGACCAAGACGAATCAGACGAGGCATTTGTTCAACGACTTTCCCGGCAATTTGAAGATGAGATCCTACGAGTTGGACCAGATCGTGTGGCTGGATTCATTGCTGAAACAGTTAGTGGAGCAACCTTGGGCTGCTTGCCTGCTGTGCATGGGTATTTCAAAGCTATCAGGGGGATACGTGATCGATATGATGTTCTACTGATCTTGGATGAG TGTTATCAGATCATTTGCGGAATGGGCAAGACTGGCACTATGCATGCATGGGAACAAGAGGGAATCCGAGGTCCCGATATCCAGACCATTGGAAAGGCTCTCGGGGCAGGATTTGTGCCTCTATCTGGAGTCTTACTGCAtgagaagatcttccagGCGCTATCTTCTGGGTCCGGTGGATTAGCACATGGTCATACCTTCCAG GCTCATCCTCTAGCATACGCTGCCGCTATCGCAGCACAGAAGATAATCAAGCGTGATAATCTCATTGAGCGCTGTGCGTATATAGGACAGAAGCTGGAGACTCTtctgagaaaggaaatcGGACCTCTTCCATTGGTAGGCAACATTCGAGGCCGAGGTCTATTTTGGGCAGTCGAGTTTGTACTTAACAAGAAGGCGAAGACACTTTTCCCTGGACAAGTCAAGTTCTGCTCCCAAGTTGTCAAGAAAAGTCTGGATATGGCGTTGAACATCCTTGGAAACTTGGGGCACACAGGAAAATACCAAGTCGATCATATTCTGGTATGTCCACTTTATACGGTGATGGGTAGTGAGCTAGGGGATATTATTCCTCTACTCAAGATCGCTATCATAGAGACAAGTCGGCCATTTCTCACATAA
- a CDS encoding RmlC-like cupin domain-containing protein, with translation MHETDLPSEMEKGDQSTLAYRGPKLPNVAEDLVVSNVLDLDCDERLWVPQAPDVWFQPLCFNVSQGYFVNILRVGKSGILSRHRYAGPVHATILRGRWHYLEHDWWAEEGGYAYEPTEDIYTLEVPDGVKEMVTLFHVTGACIYVDPDGVALSIEDVFSKLQAARKYYEEVGLGANFADQFVR, from the coding sequence ATGCACGAAACAGACCTACCGAGCGAAATGGAGAAAGGTGATCAATCTACCCTTGCCTACCGCGGTCCCAAGCTTCCAAACGTCGCAGAAGACCTGGTTGTCTCGAATGTGCTAGACCTTGACTGCGACGAGCGCCTATGGGTACCCCAAGCCCCAGATGTCTGGTTCCAGCCTTTATGTTTCAATGTGTCTCAGGGATATTTTGTCAATATTCTGCGCGTGGGAAAGAGCGGCATACTTTCTCGTCATCGGTACGCTGGCCCCGTACATGCTACCATCCTACGTGGCCGCTGGCATTATCTCGAGCATGACTGGTGGGCCGAGGAGGGTGGTTATGCCTATGAGCCTACGGAGGATATTTATACCCTGGAAGTCCCGGATGGAGTGAAGGAGATGGTTACGCTGTTCCATGTTACCGGTGCATGTATTTATGTCGACCCCGATGGAGTTGCCTTGAGTATTGAGGATGTATTCAGTAAGCTGCAGGCTGCCAGGAAGTATTATGAAGAGGTTGGGTTGGGAGCCAATTTTGCCGATCAGTTTGTGAGATAG